The Desmonostoc muscorum LEGE 12446 genome includes a region encoding these proteins:
- a CDS encoding DUF11 domain-containing protein: MCSVSRPQKQKQINFSSSWWQRLTASILLGSFLYTTLPISVTAQQNNNQVASVPITNQATYTYTDPASNNKYQGSSSQLNVTPNPLVDPLGRILGCAGTLLPDYTGFSVGVYEPNASDPTGTELGGLVALTRTELPDIPNNNVPGGKSPNIENSNPYFITNNPAGVYNFLLDPNKGQTDPGRTYIFVVNPPPTSIYKQRRIKIQILDSTGTQGNSVVRYVASSLDGQPISLTGETRVEQTVVLVPNAEVVGLDLLAFEFSTNLCQANQLQIIKTGDRATAEPGDTVIYRLSLKNLADAGLNNVVITDNLPLGFQFLPKSVQGEMDGTAVTITSERNGNTAIFRTDMTIPTGKVLNIAYAAQLTADSLRGSGRNSAIANAQRTDNRFSTKDGPATHQLKIRPGIVSDCGTIIGRVFVDKNFDGEQQRGEPGIPNAVLFLEDGNRITTDPNGLFSLANVLPGYHTGVLDLSSVPGYNLAPNKKFRERNSQSRLVHLEPGGLVRMNFGVTPFQEPVKK; this comes from the coding sequence ATGTGTTCAGTGAGCCGTCCTCAAAAACAAAAGCAAATTAATTTTAGTAGTAGCTGGTGGCAAAGATTAACAGCAAGTATTCTGCTGGGAAGTTTTTTATATACTACTTTACCTATATCAGTGACAGCGCAACAAAATAATAATCAAGTTGCATCTGTGCCGATCACAAATCAAGCTACTTATACTTATACAGACCCAGCTAGTAATAATAAATATCAAGGAAGTTCTAGTCAGCTTAACGTTACTCCTAACCCATTAGTTGACCCATTAGGACGAATTTTAGGTTGCGCTGGTACGCTTTTACCGGATTATACAGGTTTTTCAGTCGGGGTATACGAACCTAATGCTAGCGACCCAACGGGCACAGAATTGGGCGGTTTAGTTGCTTTGACTCGAACAGAGTTACCGGATATTCCTAATAACAATGTGCCTGGGGGAAAATCGCCAAATATCGAAAATAGTAACCCCTATTTCATTACAAATAACCCTGCGGGCGTCTACAATTTCCTACTCGATCCAAACAAAGGTCAAACCGATCCAGGTAGAACCTACATTTTTGTAGTCAATCCACCACCGACTTCTATCTATAAACAACGCCGGATCAAGATCCAAATCCTTGATAGCACTGGCACACAAGGTAATAGTGTAGTGCGATATGTAGCTAGTTCTTTGGATGGACAACCAATCAGTCTGACAGGTGAAACCAGAGTAGAGCAAACAGTTGTTTTAGTTCCCAATGCAGAAGTAGTGGGATTGGATTTATTAGCCTTTGAATTTAGTACAAATTTGTGCCAAGCGAATCAGTTGCAGATTATTAAAACAGGCGATCGCGCTACTGCTGAACCTGGAGATACAGTAATCTACCGCCTCTCACTCAAAAATCTCGCTGATGCTGGTTTGAACAATGTAGTTATCACCGACAACCTACCTTTAGGATTCCAGTTCTTGCCGAAATCTGTGCAGGGAGAGATGGATGGTACAGCAGTCACTATCACTTCGGAACGGAATGGAAACACAGCGATATTCCGGACAGATATGACGATTCCCACTGGGAAAGTCCTGAATATTGCCTACGCTGCTCAATTAACAGCCGATTCTCTGCGTGGTAGTGGTCGCAACAGTGCGATCGCTAATGCCCAACGAACTGATAACCGTTTTAGCACTAAGGATGGGCCAGCAACACACCAACTGAAAATTCGTCCCGGAATCGTTTCTGATTGTGGCACGATTATCGGTCGGGTGTTTGTTGATAAAAACTTTGATGGCGAACAGCAGCGTGGTGAGCCTGGGATACCCAATGCGGTGCTTTTCCTCGAAGACGGTAACCGTATCACTACAGATCCCAATGGTTTGTTCTCCTTAGCTAACGTCTTACCTGGATACCACACAGGCGTACTAGACCTCAGCAGTGTACCGGGTTACAACTTAGCTCCCAACAAAAAATTCCGCGAACGCAATAGCCAATCTCGCCTGGTGCATTTAGAACCAGGTGGCTTGGTACGTATGAACTTCGGTGTCACCCCATTTCAGGAGCCAGTCAAAAAATGA
- a CDS encoding TonB-dependent receptor: protein MKPRLHCATIFNFMLMGAMPVALSLVVYPGIVKAELTGQNLVLPDSPLQAEKGVEDPVVEKSMDVNSGVGDSGYERLTQRQGSALGSQRGLGGSPHERLASGFADLFAQRLRQEKRLPQKGAKISRRIQQQLNSSRLLGSSRQEPSASFASATVTSISDVQPTETQIQPFQPATSVELPRGLRKIAGIKEKKDQSPREIQPFQPATSVDLPKGLRKIANGDVGTPTQGDTQRQVVNENMPVSSPPPISTGIKILTPTADSVVDVQATTVIVQFPGGSQVELRVNGVLVDPSLVGRTETDASTNLVKQTWYGVSLQQGQNTISAQVVGGTEPPVTLQVAVRGAPQQLTLETVESRIPADGRSTATIRGQLLDATGNRSNYDAVVTLIPTAGDLVGKDFKPDEPGFQVEAKGGQFTAMLRSQLKAETVTIRAIVNNLEAFTQLQFETALRPSLLTGVIDLRLGARGTNYYGSFRDFLPPDKNNRTQLDFHSAIFATGTIGEWLFTGAYNSSRNLNEDCNCDNRLFRTYQFSEQNYPVYGDSSKVDVVAPSIDSLFLRFERSTGIPGASPDFAMWGDYNTEEFARRSQQFTSITRQLHGFKANYNLGNLQITGFYGNNLEGFQRDTIAPDGTSGYYFLSRRLLQPGSENVFIELEELNRPGTVLERKQLNRGPDYEIDYDRGTLLFREPILRTDIDQTGQVLVRRIVVSYQYETEDSDSNIFAGRLQYNLSRKLNQESWIGATYVQENQGVRDFQLYGADALISLGDKGRLIAEYAHSSNDSDVLGKVRGDAYRLEAEGQIANGIQGRAYYRFADTGFANNATISFVPGQTRYGAQVTAKVTPTTNVRVQYDHEDNFGIAPQPLDTFEELFAPRNDAIPGSKVDNSLTTITAGIQQRLGRAIFDLDWIHRDRQDRISPNALSSNSDQLRSRFTVPIVKNLTFQAQNELSLSSQKDSVYPDRTIFGLNWAVIPGVNVSLAQQFYSSGQLSGNSITSLSVNGEHKLGTDTTITGRYSILGGANELTTQGAIGLNNRWTIARGLRLNLAYEHVFGNFFNRTAAGQQYPQPYAFGQAASAIGFDGGDSYSVGLEYSDNPQFQASARYEHRSSSGGSNTVITAGAVGKISPSLTALVRYQQANSSNQRLSGLADTANLKVGLAYRDPHSDKFNAFLRYEYRQNPAIIPETILLGSGTGSQDHTFALEAIYAPNWQWEFYGKYALRNSTSYLANDLVGTSTVNLGQLRATYRLGYSWDLVGEARWIGQSNYSETGFVLETGYYLTPNLRLSAGYVFGEVDDRDFSGTRSAGGAYLGLTVKLDDLFDGFGQQKPVPRKQEESTVQTLVEKLRQ from the coding sequence ATGAAACCCAGACTGCACTGTGCAACTATTTTCAACTTCATGTTGATGGGGGCGATGCCAGTAGCTCTCAGCCTTGTTGTGTATCCTGGCATAGTCAAAGCAGAACTCACTGGTCAAAACTTGGTGTTGCCTGATTCTCCTTTGCAAGCAGAGAAGGGTGTCGAAGATCCAGTGGTTGAAAAAAGTATGGATGTGAATTCTGGGGTTGGTGATTCAGGATATGAAAGGCTCACGCAAAGACAAGGCAGCGCGTTGGGGAGCCAGCGCGGTCTTGGGGGTTCCCCCCATGAGCGACTGGCGTCCGGCTTTGCCGACTTGTTCGCGCAGCGTCTCCGACAGGAGAAGCGACTGCCGCAAAAAGGCGCAAAGATTAGCAGAAGAATTCAGCAACAGCTAAATTCTTCTCGTTTGTTGGGAAGTTCTAGGCAGGAGCCGTCAGCTTCTTTTGCATCGGCTACTGTTACTTCGATTTCAGATGTCCAGCCAACTGAAACCCAAATACAACCATTTCAGCCAGCAACTTCTGTGGAATTGCCTAGAGGCTTACGCAAAATTGCAGGAATAAAGGAGAAGAAAGACCAATCGCCAAGGGAAATACAACCATTTCAACCAGCAACTTCTGTAGATTTACCCAAAGGCTTACGCAAAATTGCTAATGGCGACGTGGGGACGCCGACACAGGGAGATACACAGAGACAAGTGGTAAATGAAAATATGCCTGTGTCTTCACCTCCTCCGATTTCTACAGGTATTAAAATTCTGACTCCGACGGCTGACAGTGTTGTAGATGTACAAGCTACTACGGTGATTGTCCAATTTCCTGGTGGTAGCCAGGTGGAATTGCGGGTAAATGGGGTGTTGGTAGATCCTTCCTTGGTGGGGCGGACGGAAACTGATGCGAGTACTAACTTGGTAAAGCAGACATGGTATGGTGTTTCGCTACAACAAGGTCAAAATACTATTTCTGCACAGGTAGTCGGGGGAACAGAACCGCCTGTAACACTGCAAGTTGCAGTGCGGGGAGCGCCGCAGCAACTAACTTTGGAAACTGTTGAGTCTCGTATCCCAGCAGATGGACGTTCTACGGCTACAATCCGGGGTCAACTGCTCGATGCAACTGGCAATCGCTCTAATTATGATGCTGTTGTTACTTTAATACCTACTGCTGGGGATTTGGTGGGGAAGGATTTCAAACCCGATGAACCTGGATTTCAAGTGGAGGCGAAAGGAGGACAATTTACAGCAATGTTGCGATCGCAACTCAAAGCAGAAACTGTTACAATCCGCGCCATCGTTAATAATTTAGAAGCCTTTACCCAATTGCAATTTGAAACGGCATTACGTCCGAGTTTGCTGACTGGGGTCATAGATTTACGCTTGGGTGCTAGAGGTACAAATTATTACGGCAGTTTCCGTGATTTCCTCCCCCCTGACAAAAACAATAGAACGCAATTAGATTTCCATTCAGCGATATTTGCCACTGGTACGATCGGAGAATGGTTATTTACAGGCGCATACAACAGTTCTCGTAACTTGAATGAAGATTGCAACTGTGATAATCGCTTGTTCAGAACTTACCAATTTAGCGAGCAAAACTATCCTGTTTACGGCGATAGCTCGAAAGTTGATGTGGTTGCTCCTTCCATTGACAGCTTGTTTTTGCGTTTCGAGCGTTCAACTGGTATACCTGGAGCTTCCCCTGATTTTGCCATGTGGGGTGACTATAACACAGAAGAATTTGCGCGGCGATCGCAGCAATTTACTTCTATCACTCGTCAACTCCACGGCTTTAAAGCTAACTACAACTTAGGAAACTTACAAATTACAGGTTTCTATGGCAATAACTTAGAAGGATTTCAACGAGATACCATTGCTCCCGATGGCACCAGTGGTTATTATTTCCTGTCTCGCAGACTCTTACAACCAGGTAGCGAAAATGTCTTTATTGAGTTGGAAGAACTCAATCGCCCTGGGACTGTATTAGAACGCAAACAGCTTAACCGAGGTCCAGACTACGAAATCGACTACGATCGCGGTACCTTATTATTCCGCGAACCGATTCTTCGCACCGATATCGATCAAACTGGACAAGTCTTGGTACGTCGGATTGTTGTTAGCTATCAATATGAAACTGAAGACTCTGATAGCAATATCTTTGCCGGTCGTTTGCAATATAATCTTTCCCGCAAGCTGAACCAAGAAAGTTGGATTGGAGCAACTTATGTCCAAGAAAATCAGGGTGTGCGTGATTTTCAACTGTATGGCGCAGACGCGCTGATATCTTTGGGTGATAAGGGTAGGCTAATTGCAGAATACGCCCATTCTAGTAATGATTCTGATGTTCTGGGAAAAGTTAGGGGTGATGCCTATCGCTTGGAAGCTGAGGGACAAATTGCTAACGGGATTCAAGGACGCGCCTATTATCGCTTTGCTGATACAGGTTTTGCTAATAATGCCACCATCAGCTTTGTACCGGGACAAACTCGTTATGGGGCGCAGGTTACAGCTAAAGTGACTCCAACTACCAATGTCAGGGTGCAATACGACCACGAGGACAATTTTGGCATTGCTCCCCAACCGCTAGACACCTTTGAAGAATTATTTGCACCCCGTAATGATGCCATACCAGGGAGTAAAGTTGATAATTCCCTGACGACGATTACCGCTGGGATTCAACAACGTTTGGGTAGGGCTATCTTTGATCTCGATTGGATTCATCGCGATCGCCAAGACCGCATTTCACCCAATGCTTTGAGTAGTAATTCCGATCAATTGCGATCGCGTTTTACAGTTCCCATCGTTAAAAACTTGACTTTCCAAGCCCAAAACGAACTCAGCTTATCTTCCCAAAAAGATAGCGTTTATCCAGACCGTACCATCTTCGGGTTGAATTGGGCGGTAATTCCTGGTGTGAATGTCAGTCTCGCCCAACAGTTTTACAGTAGCGGTCAATTGTCTGGTAATTCCATCACCAGCTTGAGTGTCAACGGCGAACACAAACTCGGAACCGATACCACCATAACTGGTCGTTACTCAATTTTGGGTGGTGCCAATGAACTGACTACCCAAGGTGCAATAGGTCTAAATAACCGCTGGACTATTGCTCGTGGATTGCGGTTGAATTTAGCTTACGAACACGTATTTGGCAACTTCTTCAATCGGACGGCGGCGGGTCAACAATATCCCCAACCCTACGCCTTTGGTCAAGCTGCATCAGCCATCGGATTTGATGGTGGCGATAGTTACAGCGTTGGTCTGGAATACAGCGATAATCCGCAGTTTCAAGCCAGCGCCCGCTACGAACATCGCTCGTCTTCTGGTGGTAGTAATACAGTAATTACCGCAGGTGCAGTGGGTAAAATTTCTCCATCTCTGACGGCTCTGGTACGTTATCAACAAGCAAACTCTTCCAATCAAAGACTTTCAGGATTGGCAGATACCGCTAATCTGAAGGTGGGTTTAGCTTATCGTGACCCCCATAGTGATAAATTTAATGCTTTCTTGCGTTATGAATATCGTCAAAATCCGGCGATTATTCCTGAGACGATTCTGTTAGGTAGTGGTACGGGTTCCCAAGACCATACTTTTGCTTTAGAAGCTATCTACGCCCCTAACTGGCAATGGGAATTCTACGGTAAGTATGCTTTGCGTAATAGCACTTCTTACTTAGCTAACGATTTAGTTGGTACAAGTACGGTGAATTTGGGACAATTGCGAGCTACTTATCGTTTGGGATATAGCTGGGATTTAGTTGGTGAGGCTCGCTGGATTGGTCAATCTAACTATAGTGAGACGGGCTTTGTTCTGGAGACAGGTTACTACCTGACTCCTAATTTGCGGCTCTCCGCTGGATATGTTTTTGGTGAAGTTGATGATCGCGATTTTTCTGGGACGCGATCGGCGGGTGGAGCATATTTGGGGTTGACTGTCAAGTTGGATGATTTGTTTGATGGTTTTGGACAACAAAAGCCGGTGCCACGTAAGCAAGAAGAATCTACTGTGCAAACGCTGGTAGAGAAATTACGACAGTAA
- a CDS encoding RICIN domain-containing protein, producing MKRAFQSQYVFRNQIGVLYLRTQFTGKNKCLDIINDGVNNKTIMATCGNFSGQLWKIEPTQSAGFFRLKTQFTGKNKCLDIINDGVNNQTIMADCGNYSGQFWSLSI from the coding sequence ATAAAACGGGCTTTTCAGTCTCAGTATGTTTTCAGAAATCAAATCGGAGTCCTATATCTACGGACACAATTTACGGGAAAGAACAAATGTCTAGATATTATTAATGATGGAGTAAACAATAAAACAATTATGGCTACATGTGGTAACTTTTCTGGACAATTGTGGAAAATAGAACCTACACAATCTGCTGGATTTTTTCGTTTGAAAACCCAGTTTACGGGAAAGAATAAATGTCTAGATATTATTAACGATGGAGTAAATAATCAAACCATTATGGCTGACTGTGGGAACTACTCCGGACAATTTTGGAGTTTATCGATTTGA
- a CDS encoding DUF11 domain-containing protein — translation MKGVFFAGLGAFALIATVPFLGQFPGVANIWHLESAYAQNIKTQAQIQLRLEAEKQVIAQDQQGKQSQKWEPLKGQAVVRPGDVLRYTLSGENKGDRPVKNLTLNQAIPKGMVYVLKSANVTNNGRITYSIDGGRSFVENPTVKVTVPNGKVETKPAPAIAYTHIRLQVSSVAAKTTVKATYQTQVR, via the coding sequence ATGAAGGGTGTTTTTTTTGCAGGTTTAGGTGCGTTCGCACTAATAGCTACAGTTCCATTTTTGGGTCAATTTCCAGGAGTTGCAAATATCTGGCATTTAGAAAGTGCCTACGCCCAAAATATCAAAACTCAAGCGCAAATTCAATTGCGCTTAGAAGCCGAAAAACAAGTCATCGCTCAAGATCAACAGGGTAAGCAAAGCCAGAAATGGGAACCTTTGAAAGGTCAAGCTGTGGTGCGACCAGGAGATGTATTGAGGTATACCTTAAGTGGCGAAAATAAGGGCGATCGCCCAGTGAAAAATTTGACTTTGAATCAAGCCATTCCCAAAGGAATGGTCTACGTACTTAAATCTGCAAATGTAACTAATAATGGAAGAATTACTTATAGCATTGATGGTGGGCGTAGCTTCGTCGAAAATCCCACCGTTAAAGTTACTGTTCCTAACGGCAAAGTGGAAACTAAACCAGCGCCAGCCATTGCTTACACCCACATCCGTTTACAGGTTTCGTCAGTTGCAGCAAAGACGACAGTCAAGGCGACTTATCAAACCCAAGTGCGTTGA
- the miaB gene encoding tRNA (N6-isopentenyl adenosine(37)-C2)-methylthiotransferase MiaB, with protein MTISKRHYHITTFGCQMNKADSERMAGVLEDMGFEWSEDPNNADVILYNTCTIRDNAEQKVYSYLGRQAKRKHEQPDLTLIVAGCVAQQEGEALLRRVPELDLVMGPQHANRLKDLLESVFEGNQVVATEPVHIMEDITQPRRDSKVTAWVNVIYGCNERCTYCVVPNVRGVEQSRTPEAIRKEMTELGRQGYKEVTLLGQNIDAYGRDLPGATPEGRHLHNFTDLLYYVHDVPGIERLRFATSHPRYFTERLIRACAELPKVCEHFHIPFQSGDNELLKAMSRGYTHEKYRRIIDTIRRYMPDASISADAIVGFPGETEQQFENTLKLVEDIGFDMLNTAAYSPRPGTPAALWDNQLSEEVKSDRLQRLNHLVNVKASERSQRYFGRIEEVLVEEQNPKDKTQVMGRTGGNRLTFFTGDIKELKGQLVKVKITEVRAFSLTGEPLEVREVMPV; from the coding sequence ATGACCATTTCTAAGCGCCACTATCATATCACTACTTTCGGTTGTCAGATGAATAAAGCTGACTCAGAGCGCATGGCTGGCGTTTTAGAAGACATGGGCTTTGAATGGTCGGAAGATCCCAATAATGCAGACGTGATTCTCTACAATACCTGTACAATTCGAGATAATGCCGAGCAAAAGGTTTATTCCTACCTTGGCAGGCAAGCCAAGCGCAAGCACGAACAGCCAGATTTAACTTTGATTGTTGCTGGTTGCGTTGCCCAACAAGAAGGCGAAGCGCTGTTGCGGCGTGTGCCAGAATTAGACTTGGTAATGGGGCCACAACACGCCAACCGCCTCAAAGATTTGCTGGAATCAGTGTTTGAGGGTAACCAAGTTGTGGCAACCGAGCCAGTTCACATTATGGAAGATATCACCCAGCCGCGACGAGATAGTAAAGTCACTGCTTGGGTAAATGTGATTTACGGCTGTAACGAACGCTGCACCTACTGTGTAGTTCCCAATGTGCGCGGTGTGGAACAATCTCGCACACCAGAAGCTATTCGGAAAGAAATGACAGAATTAGGACGACAAGGTTACAAAGAAGTTACTTTACTCGGTCAAAATATTGACGCTTACGGCAGAGATTTGCCAGGAGCCACACCAGAAGGACGGCATCTGCATAACTTCACAGATTTACTTTATTACGTCCATGATGTACCAGGAATTGAGAGATTAAGATTTGCTACAAGTCATCCCCGTTATTTTACTGAAAGACTAATTCGGGCTTGTGCTGAGTTGCCCAAAGTTTGCGAACACTTCCACATTCCCTTTCAATCTGGCGATAATGAACTTTTAAAGGCGATGTCGCGGGGTTATACCCATGAAAAATATCGCCGAATCATTGATACCATTCGGCGATATATGCCTGATGCCTCAATTAGTGCCGATGCAATTGTCGGATTTCCTGGGGAAACAGAACAACAGTTTGAAAATACCTTGAAACTCGTGGAAGATATAGGCTTTGACATGTTAAATACAGCCGCATATTCGCCACGTCCAGGAACACCCGCCGCTTTGTGGGACAATCAACTGAGTGAAGAAGTTAAAAGCGATCGCCTACAAAGATTAAATCATCTAGTAAATGTGAAAGCAAGCGAGCGATCGCAACGTTACTTCGGACGCATTGAAGAAGTTCTAGTAGAAGAGCAAAACCCCAAAGATAAAACTCAAGTCATGGGACGCACAGGTGGTAATCGTTTAACCTTCTTCACTGGCGACATCAAAGAATTGAAAGGGCAGTTGGTGAAGGTAAAAATTACTGAAGTTCGCGCTTTTAGTTTGACTGGTGAACCTCTTGAAGTGCGGGAAGTGATGCCAGTTTGA
- a CDS encoding beta strand repeat-containing protein, which yields MVKQNKLVNKQHQRYQSLLATLLLSSNLFQFIAPVLADGTTAGTSISNTATATYEDPNSPGTTINATSNTVVVTVAEVAGITVSASGVTDATSSPTNTTVQVGDLLIYTYTLTNVGNDPTKFHIPNQATTTGPGTVSGTLPNGGTVNSLQYSTDGGQTWINIPQGGVDTPSVPVGGTVLVRVPITVQNGAQTNDIITVTLGNTPGDAQNQLRSPDGGDVFTVDNANGGAVGEVDGTPVNGTREASATEQIQVGLTVKTYTLATILKIRSGYNNAGTTAITDDKLTYDLSLRVESNDPTGQGITPAPLTGTSINVNGAASTRILVSDAIPAGTDLAAAPTPPPGWQTVYTTDAVTTINANTASWTTTAPASLASVTRVGFINNPAIITSIAPGTTVNGFSIQLAIESTATSPLTVANIAQLFGQTPSSNLPVYDESGDQNPSNYNGPPGNMTPHGVTDTNGDGVPDTLLAGDVDDGYIGTPTAPETGTDTGNNNTGDGTPGGEANVFTVQAPVASAILNGPQNAPDATGPSGGTDDDFTNKSSLVPAGTAPGSLLDPQSVGFTNTVKNSGTDPGVLKLEPTPPTVPGDLPNGTKVTITYNSQSAVYTYNNGAFTGPVTPITIPNFAPNATLNYGVEVDLPPDTQLSTDINRGFPVPIRASIDNYTTDSNADGIKDTGNDNIFDSSNKTIDRVYTGFLKLLKVSRVLQGTGPVVQGNDGTLSTDPKKPAPGNIIEYQIQYSNISEPQSGSGNVILNADKVVIIEDGTQSPNNWAVDNDVSGQIDTSNIVGSAKDSGSATIQFFSGNPATSSGIDQTGTTVNTDVTKYVDTVTGTIAPGIQRTFTFQRKVN from the coding sequence ATGGTAAAACAAAATAAACTTGTAAACAAGCAGCATCAGCGCTATCAATCTTTACTAGCAACACTATTATTAAGTAGTAACCTTTTCCAATTTATTGCACCTGTATTAGCTGATGGAACTACTGCGGGTACATCTATCAGTAACACAGCCACAGCAACCTACGAAGATCCCAACAGTCCAGGGACAACAATCAATGCCACTTCCAATACTGTCGTTGTCACCGTGGCAGAGGTCGCTGGTATCACGGTCAGCGCATCTGGTGTCACAGATGCCACTTCTAGCCCTACCAATACCACAGTCCAGGTTGGTGACTTACTCATTTACACCTACACCTTGACCAACGTAGGTAATGACCCAACCAAATTCCATATTCCTAACCAAGCTACAACAACTGGGCCAGGTACAGTTTCTGGAACGTTACCAAATGGTGGTACAGTTAATAGCTTGCAATATAGTACCGACGGTGGTCAAACCTGGATAAACATCCCCCAAGGTGGCGTAGATACACCCTCAGTTCCGGTTGGTGGTACTGTGTTGGTGCGTGTACCAATTACCGTCCAGAATGGCGCTCAAACCAATGACATAATTACTGTTACCCTTGGTAACACTCCTGGTGATGCTCAAAACCAACTCCGGAGTCCTGATGGTGGTGACGTGTTCACCGTAGATAACGCCAATGGTGGTGCTGTTGGTGAGGTAGATGGCACACCAGTTAACGGTACACGAGAGGCTAGCGCCACCGAGCAAATTCAGGTTGGTTTAACGGTGAAGACTTACACCTTAGCCACCATTCTCAAGATTCGCAGTGGCTATAACAATGCTGGTACCACTGCAATTACAGATGACAAGCTTACTTACGATTTGAGTTTGCGAGTTGAGTCCAACGACCCCACAGGACAGGGAATTACACCAGCACCTTTGACCGGCACAAGCATCAATGTTAATGGTGCTGCTAGCACCCGGATCTTGGTTTCTGATGCGATTCCTGCGGGTACAGATTTGGCAGCAGCACCAACTCCACCGCCTGGTTGGCAAACTGTTTATACCACTGACGCAGTTACTACAATTAATGCTAATACAGCGAGTTGGACTACGACAGCACCAGCCTCTCTAGCCTCAGTCACTCGCGTTGGTTTTATCAATAATCCAGCAATCATTACTTCCATCGCTCCTGGTACAACGGTGAATGGCTTCTCGATTCAGCTAGCCATTGAATCAACTGCAACTTCACCCTTAACCGTTGCTAACATTGCCCAATTGTTTGGTCAAACACCCAGCAGTAATCTCCCAGTATACGACGAATCCGGCGACCAAAATCCTAGCAACTACAATGGGCCACCAGGGAATATGACACCTCATGGCGTTACAGATACCAATGGTGATGGTGTTCCCGATACTCTATTGGCTGGCGACGTTGATGATGGCTATATTGGTACTCCAACAGCTCCAGAAACTGGAACTGACACAGGTAACAACAACACTGGTGATGGTACACCAGGAGGTGAGGCCAACGTCTTCACAGTGCAAGCACCTGTAGCCTCAGCGATACTCAACGGGCCGCAGAATGCGCCGGATGCGACTGGACCATCGGGTGGAACTGACGACGACTTCACCAACAAATCTTCTCTGGTTCCTGCTGGTACAGCACCTGGTAGTTTACTCGATCCTCAGTCAGTTGGCTTCACCAACACAGTTAAGAACAGTGGTACTGACCCAGGCGTTTTGAAGCTAGAGCCAACACCACCAACAGTTCCAGGAGATTTACCGAATGGTACGAAGGTGACCATTACCTATAATAGTCAGTCAGCTGTTTATACCTACAATAATGGAGCGTTTACAGGACCTGTTACACCAATAACCATTCCCAACTTTGCTCCTAATGCAACTCTCAACTACGGTGTAGAAGTTGATTTACCTCCAGATACGCAGTTATCGACTGATATTAATAGAGGCTTCCCAGTACCCATCAGGGCTTCTATTGACAACTACACGACGGATAGTAACGCTGATGGAATTAAGGATACTGGCAACGATAATATCTTTGATTCATCTAACAAGACTATCGATCGCGTGTACACTGGCTTTTTGAAACTGCTGAAAGTGTCACGAGTCTTACAAGGAACTGGACCTGTAGTCCAGGGCAATGACGGCACATTAAGTACCGATCCCAAGAAGCCTGCACCCGGAAACATTATTGAGTACCAAATTCAGTACAGCAATATTTCTGAGCCTCAATCTGGAAGCGGTAACGTGATTTTGAATGCTGACAAAGTTGTGATTATTGAAGATGGTACGCAAAGCCCCAACAACTGGGCAGTAGACAACGATGTCAGTGGTCAAATTGATACTAGCAACATTGTTGGCTCAGCTAAAGATTCTGGGAGTGCAACCATTCAATTCTTCAGCGGTAATCCAGCTACTAGCTCTGGGATTGACCAAACTGGAACTACGGTAAATACTGATGTAACTAAGTATGTGGATACTGTAACTGGGACGATCGCACCGGGTATTCAAAGAACATTTACGTTCCAACGCAAGGTTAATTAA